The Cyanobacteriota bacterium region GCAGGTGGGCATAGCCGTTACCTATGAAGATTGCTATGTGATTCAGGAACAGGAGAATTGGTGGTCAGTTACGCTGAACCCCCTGCGGGATAATGATGGTCGCATTGGTCGTCTAATTGGCACGGCTCTCAATATTACTGATCGCAAACACACAGAAGCGATATTGCAAGAGCGCGAAGCCTTCTTACGCAGCATCTACGACGGCTCTCAGAATCAAATCTTTGTCTGGTCGGTCTCCGATGACGGTGAGTTTCGCCATACAGGCTGGAATGCCCACACCGAAAAGGTTACGGGCCTCAGGAGCCAAGACTGTAAAGGCAAGACCCCAGAAGAAATCCTTGGCGATAGCTTTGGAAACAAGGTGAGGCAGAATCTTATCCGTTGTTGTGATTGTGGGGAAACCATCTCTTACGAAGAGTACTTGCCCTTTCAAGGTCAGCCCCTGTGGTGGTATACCACCCTGAGTCCGCTTCAGCGCGACAATGGGCAAATTTATAGCATTGTTGGCTCCACGATCGACATTACTAAGCTCAAACAGGCAGAAGCAGCTCTCCAAGAAGCCCTAGCCGAAGCCCTAGGACTGAACGCAATTCTAGACAATTTGGCAGATGGTCTGCTGGTGACTGATACCGATGGCAGAGTCAGCCGTTATAATCCTGCCCTGCTGGAACTCTATGGCTTAGAGGGGGAGGGTTTACTAGGTGAAGATGTCATCGACTTGCCGATGCCAGGATTAGCCGATCTGTTGGCTCAGACCTATGCTAGCCCTGATGAGGTATTCACAAGTGAAATTTTGCTAAGTCAGGATCGGGTGGGTCATGCTACAGCTACCACCATTTATAAGCCCTCGGTTGAAGGCAGTGACGATGCAGAACTGTGGCTAGGGGCGGCTGTGTTAATACGAGATATTACGGCACAGCGGGAAATCGATCGCATGAAAACTGACTTTATCTCCACAGTATCTCACGAACTACGCACACCACTGACTTCAGTGCTAGGGTTTGCCTCCATCATCAAAGAAAAACTCGACGAGGATATATTCCCCTACATCCAAAACACTGATCGCAAGCTCCAGCGTGCCCTCAAAAAGGTAGACACCAACATTTCTATCATTGTGTCTGAGGCAGAGCGCCTGACAACGCTGATCAACGATGTGTTGGATATTGCCAAGATGGAAGCAGGCAAGGTGGAATGGCACATGCAACCCCTGAACCCTGTGGAGGTGATTGAACAGGCCATAGCTGCCACCTCGGCCCTGTTTGAAACCAGTGGTTTGACCCTACGGCAAGAAATCAGTGGTGATTTACCCCAAGTGATGGGCGATCGCGATCGTCTCATCCAAGTGCTCATCAATCTAATCTCTAATGCAGTGAAGTTTACGGAACAGGGAAGCATTACTGTGCGAGCCACGGTTCGTAGTGGGGGAGTTAGCTCAACCATGACTGAGCCTGTTCCAGAAGGCGCTAGTTTAGTCATCTCAGTAATTGACACAGGCATCGGCATTGCCCCAGACGACCAGCCTAAGGTGTTTGAAAAGTTTAAGCAGGTAGGTGATACGCTTACCGATAAACCCAAAGGAACTGGATTAGGGCTGCCTATCTGTCAGCAAATTGTGAACTATCACGGGGGTACGATTTGGGTCGAGAGTGAGCTAGGTGTAGGCAGCACGTTTTCGTTTACATTGCCCATAACCCCCATTTCCACATCCCTACACGCTGCTAAAAATACTGCTAACTACCAGTCATTAGTTCGCCAAATCAAAGAGCACATGGCTACAGCTGCGATCGCCATTCCCAACGATCGGAAAACTATCTTAGTTGTCGATGATGATGCGCACATCCGAGAACTATTGCGTCAAGAACTAGAGTCTGAAGGCTACGTTGTGCAACAGGCCAGTAATGGTATGGATGCCATTAACCAAGTCAAGATGTCTCGGCCTGACTTAATCATCCTAGATGTGATGATGCCCCAGATTAATGGCTTTGATGTGGCAGCAGTTCTCAGAAATGATCCCCGCAGCATGGCCATTCCCATCATTATCCTGTCGATTATCGAAGATAAAGAACGTGGGTTCCGCATT contains the following coding sequences:
- a CDS encoding PAS domain S-box protein — protein: AMSDRLITLDAADYEAMTAELALLRQRVQALEAANLTQQQTEFTHRRRADQFQIFLDNSPVPAWIVDRHGQMVYINPAYLQFHRTNIPITTSEIVGKSVFDMFDPEIAHQFHTNNQRVIEGGTIVVTMEVCPLPDGNLGDFQVYKFPIVTPDGEVVVGGMALDVTDRCRAEAALQQLNADLEARVQERTHALAQTEQRLRNHNAGIQELVSRGTLEYDELQPALQDVTDIVCHAVDVAQTSIWFYTDDRSAITCHNLYCLADGTHSQGENLTQAQCPIYFHALQTTRILVVHDVYSDLHVQELVPSYLQPLGITAMIDVPIWCQGKVVGVLRLEHVGTPRQWALEEENFAVSIADIIRLILETHERRQAELTLQNQARLLEQVKDSIITTDLEGNIISWNRASETMFGYTAEEAIGQHITLIYPPTLHETLMTNVILPLQQHGQHETEVTVQRKSGEQFDIFLSLSFKRDACGNPTGMIGYSVDISDRKRAEIQLQQQEQFLRSIYDGVNMHIFVVDVAADGEFRFAGWNRAVEEMYHIPSYAAVGKTPVELFGAETGQLLCQRYQHCVQVGIAVTYEDCYVIQEQENWWSVTLNPLRDNDGRIGRLIGTALNITDRKHTEAILQEREAFLRSIYDGSQNQIFVWSVSDDGEFRHTGWNAHTEKVTGLRSQDCKGKTPEEILGDSFGNKVRQNLIRCCDCGETISYEEYLPFQGQPLWWYTTLSPLQRDNGQIYSIVGSTIDITKLKQAEAALQEALAEALGLNAILDNLADGLLVTDTDGRVSRYNPALLELYGLEGEGLLGEDVIDLPMPGLADLLAQTYASPDEVFTSEILLSQDRVGHATATTIYKPSVEGSDDAELWLGAAVLIRDITAQREIDRMKTDFISTVSHELRTPLTSVLGFASIIKEKLDEDIFPYIQNTDRKLQRALKKVDTNISIIVSEAERLTTLINDVLDIAKMEAGKVEWHMQPLNPVEVIEQAIAATSALFETSGLTLRQEISGDLPQVMGDRDRLIQVLINLISNAVKFTEQGSITVRATVRSGGVSSTMTEPVPEGASLVISVIDTGIGIAPDDQPKVFEKFKQVGDTLTDKPKGTGLGLPICQQIVNYHGGTIWVESELGVGSTFSFTLPITPISTSLHAAKNTANYQSLVRQIKEHMATAAIAIPNDRKTILVVDDDAHIRELLRQELESEGYVVQQASNGMDAINQVKMSRPDLIILDVMMPQINGFDVAAVLRNDPRSMAIPIIILSIIEDKERGFRIGIDRYLTKPINTPQLLNDIQALLRQGTSGKKVLIVDENASTVQTLSEVLRAQGYHVVEANGRDDCIEKAISHQPDMIIVDSVLSQEHNLVRTLRFEKGLENVFFVLLGDDQVA